A single genomic interval of Stieleria maiorica harbors:
- a CDS encoding DUF3160 domain-containing protein, protein MSESTDRGTNDKRRWLLIAASLLLSFIAMAFLLERTGAFGRPPRHLRERWEAGQFDLSDDERRQLRGISVEFDSSFERYADRPIEQTKLAGSRVIAPTGPVKRREQLAVFEQEPARKVAVTSETFRQFYQAYANQAHPVFITSDSILNAFHRILEDSIVKLEFRQIERLQRLLPTLEERLAGADPSADSDMIRSARRRARIVVGVARQLIDPGYDPESEIRMIVRAETRRVESGMGRSMPDWLGEPRPAFLAIDYSRFTPEGLHARSDVLRRHYRAVRWLQTIPFFVGDDEQLIAMGLIAEAAKGTDWVSFVQTYRDFFGGADDFDLQTVHAMESDFDDSPDSIRVMRSLLLKRHREETPSRINDQVALVDSVSDPESLSLRVLSAFRTPEAILFQQAAESARSLDSVGLLLCAALGSTLAAEPLAESNVLGSIDQTDRFDGLHGDNSVYGDYLRCLATLLKPTDAAPEFMSTRDWRLKSCQTVLGGWVQMRHTFALQAKQNALILSETSHVGAGFVEPNPEFFRRLGRLASRIETLLDALGAFDINYHHLHFRLNEFARCFKLMDALEQEGIGIDEFQGQLTREDREFVFDVLYNLGASNPLLWLGADRLDDSTSRRALAAIVQVSDCIERGELPSDPAARGAILMGESSSNRVRWLRLAEICERLQDLADRQLEDQTLTAEDQQFITNYGEKLAGLLNYEAYSAASPLDDAMRCVSVLTDAEGNHVHIAVSRPQAVYVLYPHQGQELLCRGAVFPYYEFADKKVVDDTSWKGRIDRATPARPGWLEPLFVDD, encoded by the coding sequence ATGAGCGAAAGTACCGACCGGGGTACCAACGACAAACGGCGATGGTTGCTGATCGCTGCTTCGCTCCTGCTCTCCTTCATCGCAATGGCATTTTTGCTTGAACGCACTGGTGCCTTTGGCCGGCCCCCGCGTCATTTGCGAGAACGCTGGGAGGCTGGTCAATTCGATCTTTCCGACGATGAACGAAGGCAGCTGCGAGGGATTTCGGTCGAGTTTGATTCCTCCTTCGAGCGATACGCAGATCGTCCGATTGAACAGACGAAGCTGGCTGGTTCACGGGTGATCGCTCCGACAGGTCCGGTGAAGCGTCGGGAACAACTGGCCGTCTTTGAGCAGGAACCGGCGCGTAAAGTCGCCGTGACATCGGAAACGTTTCGGCAGTTTTATCAAGCTTACGCCAATCAAGCGCATCCGGTGTTCATCACGTCCGATTCGATTTTGAATGCCTTTCATCGGATTCTCGAAGACTCGATTGTCAAGCTGGAATTCCGCCAGATCGAACGGCTGCAGCGGCTGTTGCCGACGCTCGAGGAGCGGCTTGCCGGGGCGGATCCGTCCGCGGATTCCGACATGATCCGGTCCGCCCGTCGTCGTGCGAGAATCGTCGTCGGCGTCGCTCGCCAGCTGATCGATCCGGGTTACGATCCCGAATCGGAAATCCGCATGATTGTGCGAGCGGAGACGCGGCGGGTGGAAAGCGGAATGGGCCGTTCGATGCCCGATTGGCTGGGAGAACCGAGGCCGGCATTTCTTGCGATCGACTATTCGCGATTCACGCCCGAGGGACTTCACGCCCGCAGCGATGTGCTTCGGCGACATTACCGAGCGGTCCGATGGCTGCAAACGATTCCCTTTTTTGTGGGCGACGACGAACAGCTGATTGCAATGGGGCTGATTGCTGAGGCGGCCAAAGGCACCGACTGGGTTTCGTTCGTACAGACCTATCGTGACTTCTTCGGTGGTGCCGACGATTTTGATTTGCAGACCGTGCATGCGATGGAATCGGACTTCGACGATTCTCCGGATTCGATCCGTGTGATGCGATCCCTGCTTCTGAAAAGACACCGCGAGGAGACGCCGAGCAGGATCAACGATCAGGTCGCCTTGGTGGATTCCGTTTCGGATCCTGAGAGCTTGTCTCTCCGTGTGCTCTCCGCGTTTCGCACTCCCGAGGCGATCTTGTTCCAGCAGGCCGCTGAATCGGCGCGTTCTCTGGATTCCGTCGGATTGCTGCTGTGCGCTGCCCTCGGTTCAACGCTGGCAGCCGAGCCTCTTGCCGAATCGAACGTGTTGGGTTCGATTGATCAAACCGATCGCTTCGACGGGTTGCACGGTGACAATTCCGTCTATGGAGACTACCTGCGATGCCTCGCGACGTTGTTGAAACCGACTGACGCGGCGCCGGAATTCATGTCGACGCGAGACTGGCGACTGAAGAGTTGCCAGACCGTTCTGGGTGGTTGGGTTCAGATGCGCCACACGTTTGCACTTCAGGCGAAACAGAACGCCCTGATTCTGAGTGAAACATCACATGTAGGGGCGGGTTTCGTCGAACCCAATCCCGAGTTTTTTCGCCGTCTCGGTCGATTGGCTTCCAGGATCGAAACCTTGCTCGATGCGTTGGGCGCGTTTGACATCAACTATCATCACTTGCACTTTCGATTGAACGAATTCGCCCGTTGCTTCAAACTGATGGACGCGTTGGAGCAGGAGGGGATCGGGATCGATGAATTCCAAGGACAATTGACGCGAGAAGATCGGGAGTTTGTCTTCGATGTGTTGTACAACTTGGGTGCATCGAATCCGCTGTTATGGCTGGGGGCGGACCGTCTTGATGACAGCACGTCCCGGCGCGCATTGGCCGCCATCGTCCAGGTATCAGACTGCATTGAACGAGGAGAATTGCCAAGCGACCCCGCGGCCCGGGGAGCGATCCTGATGGGCGAAAGCAGTTCGAATCGTGTCCGCTGGCTGCGTTTGGCGGAAATCTGCGAGCGATTGCAGGACTTGGCCGATCGACAACTTGAAGATCAGACGCTCACGGCCGAAGACCAGCAATTCATCACCAACTACGGCGAAAAACTTGCGGGGCTACTCAATTACGAAGCGTATTCGGCCGCGAGTCCACTGGACGATGCGATGCGTTGCGTGAGTGTGCTGACCGATGCCGAGGGAAATCACGTTCACATCGCGGTGAGTCGTCCCCAAGCGGTCTATGTGTTGTACCCTCATCAAGGCCAGGAATTGCTTTGCCGCGGAGCGGTGTTTCCGTATTACGAGTTCGCCGACAAGAAGGTTGTCGACGATACGTCGTGGAAAGGTCGCATCGACCGAGCGACACCCGCACGTCCGGGGTGGTTGGAGCCGCTGTTTGTTGACGACTGA
- the tnpA gene encoding IS200/IS605 family transposase has product MPQSHAQVWLHIVFSTKDRRIFLQKDTFRAEMFRMLSHHVKQSNCIRASVGGYYDHVHLLVGLSRTITIAKLVEKVKTETSKWAKHHKDGTSIFAWQSGYAAFSVSHSLMSTVDTYIRNQIEHHAKMSFQDEYRRICEKHNIEIDERYVWD; this is encoded by the coding sequence ATGCCGCAATCTCATGCGCAAGTTTGGCTACACATCGTTTTCTCGACTAAAGATCGGCGAATCTTCTTGCAGAAGGACACGTTCCGAGCAGAAATGTTCCGTATGCTCTCCCATCATGTGAAACAGTCGAATTGCATACGTGCATCAGTAGGTGGCTATTATGATCATGTACATTTGTTGGTGGGGCTTTCGCGAACAATCACAATCGCGAAGTTGGTCGAGAAGGTGAAGACTGAAACTTCGAAATGGGCAAAGCATCACAAGGATGGAACCTCTATCTTTGCTTGGCAATCCGGATATGCTGCGTTTTCCGTCAGCCATTCATTGATGTCCACGGTTGACACGTACATTCGCAATCAGATCGAACACCACGCGAAGATGTCATTCCAAGATGAGTATCGACGCATCTGTGAGAAACACAATATCGAGATCGACGAGCGATACGTGTGGGATTGA
- a CDS encoding FAD-dependent oxidoreductase, which yields MKMIHLVVVALASLSTVPLHAQDSAEVTSADVIVYGSTPGGFCAAIAAARENASVILLEPTDHVGAMNTGGLSHCDSNQMVRSTLMGLFDEWHRRVVKDYTDRGMEAPYNPAVKDQSRWTFEPHVAMRITMQMLDEAGVTVLTKRYLQSVTKEGSQIKTLVTSNGTFTAKVFVDGSYEGDLMAAAGVDWTIGREGRGEYGESLAGKQYPKQTMNINGFDDDGKLLPLVTTDDAGPEEVGDESIMTYSFRLCLTADPVNRVPMPKPTNYDPARFEIVRRALKGGERRIGFDLYPLPGNKFDGNNSIGGQFSIGFVGGGNNWHSADEAGRKRIWEQHKQFTLEFIHFLTTDPAVPAAMRDRYAGLGLCKDEFASHAHFSPALYVRESRRMKGLYVISQKDILHEPSKDDPIAVSSFPIDSHDVQRVALKDGGVINEGTIFPVRRFPRQGYAYHVPYRAILPKADQCDNLLVPVALSCTHVGMSSLRIEAAWMVIGQAAGVAAAMAAHDDVAVQELEYRILRERLLAQKQVLDLPDESELPTVDGSIDAKSLPGIVIDDTQAKRTGNWSPSINFKPYIGSGYIFCGDKDPKTKGDGKATATFQFTVPRSGRYQLLMAYSAHETRAKQVPVTVSSGNQSQRILVDQTSPLPRGKPFRSIGTVELKADAETVIQITNTDTTGFVIVDALQLLPVQPDAR from the coding sequence ATGAAGATGATCCATCTTGTTGTTGTTGCTCTAGCGAGTCTGTCGACGGTTCCGTTGCACGCTCAGGATTCCGCGGAGGTCACGTCGGCAGACGTCATCGTCTATGGTTCGACACCGGGCGGGTTTTGCGCCGCGATCGCCGCTGCCCGCGAGAATGCTTCGGTGATTCTGTTGGAGCCGACGGACCATGTGGGGGCGATGAACACCGGTGGGCTCAGCCACTGCGATTCGAACCAGATGGTCCGCAGCACCTTGATGGGACTCTTTGACGAGTGGCACCGGCGGGTTGTTAAGGACTACACCGATCGCGGCATGGAGGCTCCGTACAACCCGGCGGTGAAAGATCAGTCGCGATGGACGTTCGAGCCGCATGTGGCGATGCGGATCACGATGCAGATGCTCGATGAAGCCGGCGTCACCGTCCTGACAAAACGTTATCTGCAATCCGTCACGAAAGAAGGCTCCCAGATCAAGACTCTGGTCACGAGCAACGGGACCTTCACGGCCAAGGTCTTTGTCGACGGCAGCTACGAAGGCGATCTGATGGCTGCCGCGGGCGTCGATTGGACGATCGGTCGCGAGGGCCGTGGCGAGTACGGCGAGTCACTGGCGGGGAAGCAGTACCCGAAACAGACGATGAACATCAACGGCTTTGACGATGACGGCAAATTATTGCCGCTGGTCACCACCGACGATGCCGGCCCCGAGGAGGTTGGGGACGAGAGCATCATGACGTACAGCTTTCGGTTGTGTTTGACGGCCGACCCCGTCAATCGTGTGCCGATGCCAAAGCCGACAAACTACGACCCGGCCCGTTTCGAAATCGTCCGGCGTGCTTTGAAGGGGGGAGAAAGACGCATCGGATTCGATCTCTATCCGCTACCTGGAAACAAGTTTGATGGCAACAATTCGATCGGCGGACAGTTTTCGATCGGCTTTGTCGGCGGGGGAAACAACTGGCACTCGGCGGACGAAGCGGGGCGAAAACGGATCTGGGAACAGCACAAACAGTTTACGCTCGAGTTCATTCACTTTCTGACAACCGACCCGGCCGTTCCCGCGGCGATGCGTGACCGATACGCCGGTCTGGGCCTCTGCAAAGACGAATTCGCAAGTCACGCACACTTCTCACCGGCGCTTTACGTTCGCGAATCGCGTCGGATGAAGGGGCTGTACGTCATCAGCCAAAAGGACATCCTGCATGAGCCCAGCAAGGATGACCCCATCGCCGTCTCGTCATTCCCCATCGACTCGCACGATGTCCAACGCGTCGCACTGAAGGATGGGGGAGTGATCAACGAGGGCACGATCTTTCCGGTGCGGCGATTTCCGAGGCAGGGATACGCTTACCACGTGCCCTACCGTGCGATCCTGCCGAAGGCCGACCAGTGCGACAACCTGCTGGTCCCGGTTGCGCTGTCCTGCACCCACGTCGGTATGTCGTCGTTGAGGATCGAAGCCGCATGGATGGTCATCGGGCAGGCTGCCGGCGTCGCTGCAGCGATGGCGGCGCATGACGACGTGGCAGTACAGGAATTGGAGTACCGAATCCTCCGTGAGCGACTGCTGGCCCAGAAACAGGTCCTGGACCTGCCGGACGAATCGGAGCTGCCAACCGTCGATGGCTCCATCGATGCAAAGTCCTTACCGGGGATCGTGATCGACGACACGCAAGCGAAGCGGACCGGAAACTGGTCCCCGTCAATAAATTTCAAACCGTACATCGGCAGCGGGTACATCTTTTGCGGAGACAAAGATCCGAAAACAAAAGGCGACGGGAAAGCGACGGCGACGTTCCAGTTCACCGTGCCGAGATCCGGTCGCTATCAGCTGCTGATGGCGTATTCGGCACACGAAACCCGGGCAAAGCAGGTCCCCGTGACCGTCTCGTCCGGGAATCAAAGCCAAAGGATCCTGGTCGACCAAACCAGCCCACTTCCCCGCGGTAAACCGTTTCGTTCGATCGGCACGGTCGAACTGAAGGCGGATGCGGAAACCGTGATCCAAATCACGAACACCGACACGACCGGTTTTGTGATCGTGGACGCGCTGCAACTGCTTCCGGTCCAGCCGGATGCACGATAA